From the Gramella sp. Hel_I_59 genome, one window contains:
- a CDS encoding efflux transporter outer membrane subunit, with product MNVLYNMKFGLVGVVLLSFQSCFVAKDYEQPEVIEEANYRTDEIDQDSLNMANVSWKEMFTDPILQDYISKGLENNIDIRVAMQQINAAEAYVKQGKAGYLPTLGANATFTHQELSQNSQFGSLFSSLDQYQLSADLSWEADIWGKIRSRKRAFDARYLQSIAAHQAVKTRLISDIASTYYQLLTLDEQIAITERTVETRANSLETTKALKEAGTLTEVGVQQTEAQLYTAKAILIDLRNEARLLENTLSILLGEAPMLIERSNLDMQEITTDLNIGVPVQLLRNRPDVIAAEYNLVNAFELTNVAKSNFYPSLTLSATGGLQALDKGDLFDPNSLFATVIGGLAQPILNGRAIRTEYEVSQAEQEQARLEFRRAILTASKEVSDAMYSYEAASEKIDVKQKEFKAYDLATDYSEELLNNGLANYLEVLTARQNALNSSLDLANAKYNQLKSIVDLYEALGGGWN from the coding sequence ATGAACGTATTATATAACATGAAATTTGGTCTGGTAGGAGTTGTACTCCTTAGCTTTCAATCGTGTTTTGTTGCTAAAGATTACGAACAACCAGAGGTAATTGAAGAAGCGAACTACAGAACCGATGAGATAGATCAGGATAGTTTGAATATGGCCAATGTCTCCTGGAAGGAAATGTTTACAGATCCTATCCTACAGGATTATATTTCTAAAGGACTTGAAAATAATATAGATATACGCGTGGCAATGCAACAGATCAATGCTGCCGAAGCTTACGTGAAACAAGGTAAAGCTGGTTATCTTCCTACTCTGGGAGCTAATGCCACCTTTACTCACCAGGAACTTTCTCAAAATAGCCAGTTTGGTAGTTTGTTTAGTTCACTGGATCAATATCAGTTAAGTGCAGATCTGTCCTGGGAAGCAGATATCTGGGGTAAGATTAGAAGTAGAAAACGTGCTTTCGATGCCAGGTATTTGCAAAGTATCGCGGCACATCAGGCAGTGAAAACCAGGCTGATCTCAGATATAGCTTCAACCTACTATCAATTGCTGACTTTGGACGAGCAGATCGCGATTACTGAAAGAACGGTAGAAACCAGGGCGAATAGCCTTGAGACTACAAAAGCTCTAAAGGAAGCTGGAACTCTTACTGAAGTTGGAGTGCAGCAAACTGAAGCGCAGCTATACACCGCAAAAGCTATCTTGATAGACCTTAGAAATGAAGCAAGATTACTTGAAAATACGCTTTCCATACTACTTGGTGAAGCACCCATGTTAATTGAAAGGTCCAATCTGGACATGCAGGAAATCACGACAGATCTTAATATTGGTGTTCCGGTACAATTATTACGTAACCGTCCTGATGTCATTGCTGCGGAATACAATCTGGTAAATGCATTTGAACTTACCAATGTTGCCAAAAGTAATTTCTATCCTTCGCTTACTTTAAGTGCAACTGGTGGATTACAGGCTTTGGACAAAGGAGATCTTTTTGATCCTAATTCACTTTTCGCTACCGTCATTGGTGGTTTGGCTCAGCCAATTTTAAACGGAAGAGCCATAAGAACTGAATATGAAGTGTCACAGGCAGAACAGGAACAGGCCAGACTTGAATTTAGAAGAGCCATTTTAACGGCAAGCAAGGAAGTATCGGATGCCATGTATTCTTACGAGGCCGCTTCAGAAAAAATAGATGTAAAACAGAAAGAATTTAAGGCCTATGATCTTGCCACAGATTATTCTGAAGAATTATTAAATAATGGGCTTGCTAATTACCTTGAAGTTTTAACGGCTCGGCAAAATGCTCTGAACTCGAGTTTAGATCTTGCGAATGCAAAGTACAATCAATTAAAATCAATTGTCGATCTTTACGAAGCCTTAGGTGGCGGGTGGAATTAA
- the trxA gene encoding thioredoxin, whose product MRSSFNDIISGETPVLVDFYADWCGPCKSLAPILKEVKNDLGEGVKIVKIDVDKNQELASKYQVRGVPTMILFKDGKQFWRQSGLLPKHDIVSKINSI is encoded by the coding sequence ATGAGAAGTAGTTTTAATGATATTATTTCTGGAGAGACTCCCGTATTAGTAGATTTCTATGCCGACTGGTGTGGACCTTGCAAATCGCTGGCACCAATTTTAAAGGAAGTTAAGAATGATCTTGGCGAAGGGGTGAAGATCGTAAAGATCGATGTAGATAAGAACCAGGAATTAGCCTCGAAATATCAGGTTAGAGGTGTTCCCACTATGATCCTCTTCAAGGATGGGAAACAATTCTGGAGACAGTCAGGCTTATTACCCAAACACGATATTGTAAGTAAGATCAACTCTATTTAA
- a CDS encoding CYTH domain-containing protein, producing the protein MIEIERKFLITSEAYKKEASSKTLFIQAYLNTHPERTIRIRIQADKAFMTIKGKSSESGVSRFEWEKEIPVDEAQQLLKLCEPGKIEKYRYLVPVGQHVFEVDEFLGDNQGLSIAEVELNSEHERFLKPEWLGEEVTGQNQYYNSQLTLNPYKNWEK; encoded by the coding sequence ATGATAGAAATTGAAAGAAAGTTCCTGATCACTTCAGAAGCATATAAAAAAGAAGCGAGTAGTAAAACCTTATTTATCCAGGCTTATCTAAATACGCATCCGGAACGAACAATCAGGATACGTATCCAGGCTGATAAAGCTTTTATGACCATTAAGGGCAAAAGCTCTGAAAGTGGAGTTTCCCGTTTCGAGTGGGAGAAGGAAATACCAGTTGACGAAGCTCAGCAACTACTCAAGCTATGTGAACCAGGGAAGATCGAAAAATATCGCTACCTCGTGCCTGTGGGACAGCATGTATTTGAAGTAGACGAATTTCTGGGAGATAATCAAGGTCTTAGTATTGCAGAAGTGGAATTAAATTCAGAGCACGAACGTTTCCTGAAACCTGAATGGTTGGGTGAGGAAGTGACCGGTCAAAATCAATATTACAATTCACAGCTTACTCTTAATCCATATAAAAACTGGGAAAAATGA
- the pyk gene encoding pyruvate kinase, with product MPTNKKTKIVATLGPATSSKDTLKRMLQEGVNVFRINFSHADYEDVKERVQMIRELNEEEGFNAAILADLQGPKLRVGVMKEEVVVSEGDIITFVTGEPFKGTSERVYMNYETFPQDVKAGERILLDDGKLIFEVVKTNKKDEVTTKVIQGGPLKSKKGVNLPNTNISLPALTEKDIRDAKFACELAVDWMALSFVRHAEDLMELQKLINEHSEFKIPIVAKIEKPEGVENIDKIVAYCDGLMVARGDLGVEIPAQEVPLIQKKLVLTAKKARIPVIIATQMMETMITSLTPTRAEVNDVANSVMDGADAVMLSGETSVGQYPVQVIQKMAQILESVENSPLIKVPHEPPHVRTKRYITKAVCYHAAHMANEIKAKAICTLTNSGYTAFQISAWRPEAHILVFTSNRRILNQLSLLWGVKAFFYDKFVSTDETIDDINDMAKQYKFVEVGDFTINLAAMPITAKGMVNTLRVSEIE from the coding sequence ATGCCGACCAACAAGAAAACAAAAATAGTTGCCACACTGGGCCCTGCAACCAGTAGCAAAGATACTTTAAAGAGAATGTTGCAGGAAGGTGTCAACGTATTTCGTATCAACTTTTCACATGCAGATTATGAGGATGTGAAAGAGCGGGTGCAGATGATTAGAGAACTGAACGAGGAAGAAGGATTTAATGCTGCGATTCTTGCCGATCTTCAGGGTCCAAAACTTCGTGTTGGAGTGATGAAGGAAGAGGTAGTGGTTTCTGAAGGTGATATTATCACTTTCGTGACTGGCGAACCTTTCAAAGGAACTTCAGAGCGGGTTTACATGAATTACGAAACTTTTCCGCAGGATGTAAAAGCCGGGGAAAGAATCTTACTTGATGATGGTAAACTAATCTTCGAAGTTGTGAAAACCAACAAGAAAGATGAGGTAACTACGAAGGTTATTCAGGGTGGACCATTAAAATCAAAAAAGGGAGTAAACCTTCCAAATACAAATATCTCTTTACCTGCACTTACAGAAAAGGATATTAGAGATGCCAAATTTGCCTGCGAGCTTGCTGTAGACTGGATGGCACTTTCTTTTGTTAGACATGCTGAAGATCTTATGGAACTTCAGAAATTGATCAATGAGCATTCAGAATTTAAAATTCCGATCGTGGCTAAGATCGAAAAACCTGAAGGTGTAGAGAATATTGATAAGATCGTTGCTTATTGTGATGGACTTATGGTAGCACGTGGAGATCTGGGTGTGGAAATTCCTGCTCAGGAAGTTCCTCTAATTCAGAAGAAACTGGTACTTACAGCTAAAAAAGCACGAATCCCGGTGATCATCGCAACTCAAATGATGGAAACCATGATCACGAGCCTTACGCCTACCAGAGCAGAGGTGAACGATGTTGCCAATTCTGTAATGGATGGAGCTGATGCTGTGATGCTTTCCGGGGAAACTTCCGTAGGACAATATCCGGTACAGGTAATTCAGAAAATGGCACAGATCCTGGAAAGTGTGGAGAATTCTCCGCTTATCAAGGTTCCTCATGAGCCACCGCACGTAAGAACGAAAAGATATATTACCAAAGCAGTTTGTTATCACGCTGCGCATATGGCGAACGAGATCAAGGCGAAAGCGATCTGTACGTTAACTAATAGTGGTTATACAGCATTCCAGATCTCTGCATGGAGACCAGAAGCTCATATTCTTGTATTTACATCGAACAGAAGGATTCTCAATCAATTGAGCCTTTTATGGGGTGTGAAAGCCTTTTTCTACGATAAGTTTGTGAGTACAGATGAGACCATCGATGATATCAACGATATGGCGAAACAATATAAATTTGTGGAAGTTGGTGACTTTACGATCAATCTTGCCGCAATGCCAATTACCGCTAAGGGAATGGTGAATACGCTAAGAGTTTCTGAAATAGAATAG
- a CDS encoding YciI family protein: MKNLILSAFLSLFISCDQSSKEEASEEIVEVKEDTIVEKEVSTKSIEEDLKKKGYQTFSYKEGDTTYLMQQYYMVFLKSGPTRSQDSTEAAELQKKHMAHLERMATEGYTSLTGPMGDDGDLRGIVVFNTATQAEADSLANLDPMVKAGRLKVEIHPWWAAKGGKLK; the protein is encoded by the coding sequence ATGAAAAATCTCATCTTATCAGCATTCCTGTCTCTATTTATTTCCTGCGATCAATCTTCTAAAGAAGAAGCTTCCGAAGAAATTGTGGAGGTGAAAGAGGATACGATCGTAGAAAAGGAAGTTAGTACGAAGTCCATTGAAGAAGACCTGAAAAAGAAAGGCTACCAGACTTTTAGTTACAAAGAAGGAGATACCACATATCTAATGCAGCAATATTATATGGTTTTTCTGAAATCCGGACCTACCAGAAGCCAGGATTCGACTGAGGCTGCAGAACTTCAAAAGAAGCATATGGCTCATCTGGAGCGCATGGCCACTGAAGGTTATACCAGTTTAACGGGGCCTATGGGAGACGATGGTGATCTTCGTGGAATTGTAGTTTTTAATACTGCGACTCAAGCCGAAGCAGATAGCCTGGCCAATTTAGATCCCATGGTAAAAGCTGGCAGACTAAAAGTTGAAATACATCCATGGTGGGCTGCCAAAGGAGGGAAGCTTAAATAG
- the dinB gene encoding DNA polymerase IV — MEKLRKIIHVDMDAFYASVEQLDNPDLRGKPVAVGGSSQRGVVSAASYEARKFGVRSAMSSVMAKRNCPDLIFVKSNFERYREISAQIREIFYEYTDLVEPLSLDEAYLDVTENKKGLMSATLIAKKIRDQIKEKTGLNASAGISVNKFIAKVASDINKPNGQKTVPPEEVLEFLEELDIRKFYGVGKVTAEKMYRLGIFSGKNLKSKTEEYLSEHFGKSGRHFYKVVRGIHHSEVKPHRTRKSLGAERTFNENISSEIFMLEKLQNIAEEIERRLKRSDVAGKTITLKIKYSDFTQQTRSKTISYYISSKDLILEIAKELLYQEKMKNSVRLLGISLSNLNTEKADTKEEEKEILVQLKFKF, encoded by the coding sequence GTGGAAAAACTTCGCAAAATTATCCATGTAGATATGGATGCCTTCTATGCTTCAGTAGAGCAACTGGATAACCCGGATCTTCGGGGAAAGCCGGTCGCCGTAGGTGGTAGCTCGCAACGCGGAGTTGTAAGTGCAGCTAGTTACGAAGCACGAAAGTTTGGTGTGCGCAGCGCGATGAGTAGTGTAATGGCTAAAAGAAACTGTCCTGATCTCATCTTCGTAAAATCGAATTTTGAGAGATACCGTGAAATTTCAGCACAGATCAGGGAGATCTTTTATGAGTATACAGACCTGGTCGAGCCATTATCTCTGGATGAAGCATATCTTGATGTTACCGAGAATAAAAAAGGCCTGATGAGTGCGACTCTTATCGCTAAAAAGATTAGAGACCAGATCAAGGAAAAGACTGGTTTGAACGCTTCCGCAGGAATTTCCGTCAATAAATTCATCGCCAAGGTTGCCAGTGACATTAATAAACCAAACGGACAAAAAACCGTACCACCGGAAGAAGTTTTAGAGTTCCTGGAAGAGCTGGACATTAGAAAATTCTACGGTGTTGGAAAAGTAACTGCGGAAAAAATGTATCGGCTGGGGATTTTCAGCGGAAAAAACCTCAAGTCTAAGACGGAAGAATACCTGAGTGAACATTTCGGAAAGAGTGGCAGGCACTTTTATAAGGTTGTTCGAGGAATTCACCATAGTGAAGTAAAACCTCATAGAACCCGCAAATCGCTTGGTGCTGAAAGAACCTTTAATGAGAATATCTCTTCTGAAATATTTATGCTCGAAAAACTTCAGAATATTGCTGAAGAAATAGAACGCAGACTGAAAAGATCTGATGTCGCTGGGAAAACGATCACTTTGAAGATCAAATACAGTGATTTTACCCAACAAACAAGAAGCAAGACGATTAGCTACTATATTTCCAGTAAAGACCTCATTCTCGAAATCGCCAAAGAATTGTTATATCAGGAGAAAATGAAGAATTCGGTTCGATTACTGGGAATATCACTGTCCAACTTAAACACTGAAAAGGCGGATACGAAAGAAGAAGAAAAGGAAATCCTCGTCCAATTGAAATTTAAATTTTAA
- a CDS encoding NAD(P)H-binding protein, whose amino-acid sequence MEQAKTAIILGATGLTGGILLDKLIKDDRYRKIKVFGRNHVSQKSEKIEEYLIDLFELEKIQELFTGDEVFCCIGTTKSKTPDKELYRQIDFGIPATAAKLAKRNNIGTFMVISALGADENSNIFYNKVKGEMEGAVLEQKISNTYILQPSLIAGDRAENRLMESIFINLMKLGNHLLIGGFKKYRSIEPEEIANAMQYLANHPYKSGRIESDKIKTLSNSSE is encoded by the coding sequence ATGGAACAGGCGAAAACAGCGATCATTCTTGGTGCTACCGGTCTCACTGGTGGAATTCTTTTAGATAAATTAATAAAGGATGATCGTTATAGAAAGATCAAGGTTTTTGGAAGAAATCATGTATCTCAAAAAAGTGAGAAGATCGAGGAATATCTCATAGATCTTTTTGAACTTGAAAAGATTCAGGAACTATTCACCGGAGATGAAGTCTTCTGCTGCATAGGAACTACGAAAAGTAAAACTCCCGATAAGGAATTGTATCGACAAATTGATTTTGGTATTCCAGCAACTGCTGCGAAACTGGCCAAAAGGAATAATATTGGCACTTTCATGGTAATTTCAGCTTTGGGAGCAGACGAGAATAGTAATATCTTTTACAATAAAGTGAAAGGTGAAATGGAAGGTGCTGTACTGGAACAAAAGATCTCAAATACTTATATACTGCAGCCATCTTTAATTGCCGGTGACAGGGCAGAGAACAGGCTGATGGAATCCATATTTATTAATTTGATGAAACTTGGTAATCATTTGCTTATTGGCGGATTCAAAAAATATCGGAGTATTGAACCAGAGGAGATCGCGAATGCAATGCAATATCTGGCAAACCATCCCTATAAAAGCGGAAGAATTGAATCTGATAAAATCAAGACTTTAAGCAACTCTTCAGAATGA
- a CDS encoding phosphatase PAP2 family protein yields MLRKLQSLCFCLVFLTFSSFTYAQDTEKPEPENDSIPTTWELLKYDGVSAFGGIKNTYSSPLRWQKDDFITAGAVVAGTAALYIFDEETNQYFMDQGENVPELVKDFGWYFGSPQNNYGITGAVYLVGLFTKNEKIRQTGVLMISAATASGIIQSISKTVVGRARPSAGEGKGSFDPFNKEGRYHSFPSGHTILSFTTFYALSKQFDNPFVKAGLIGVGMVSPVSRLWSGAHWLTDVGLSLAISVAVVDSIDKYLKNERNYGVQNPNKISWKMQVGLGRVGIVGTF; encoded by the coding sequence ATGCTTAGAAAATTACAATCCCTTTGTTTTTGTTTGGTGTTTTTGACTTTCTCTTCTTTTACCTATGCTCAGGATACAGAGAAGCCAGAACCAGAAAATGATAGTATTCCCACGACCTGGGAACTTTTAAAATATGACGGTGTCAGTGCTTTTGGCGGAATAAAGAACACCTATTCTTCTCCCCTTAGATGGCAAAAAGATGATTTTATTACTGCCGGAGCTGTAGTTGCCGGTACCGCTGCCCTTTATATTTTCGATGAAGAGACCAACCAATACTTTATGGATCAAGGAGAAAATGTACCTGAATTAGTGAAAGATTTCGGTTGGTATTTTGGGAGTCCGCAAAATAATTACGGAATAACTGGTGCGGTTTACCTGGTTGGCTTATTCACTAAGAATGAGAAAATAAGACAAACGGGGGTGTTGATGATCTCTGCAGCTACTGCATCTGGGATCATTCAGTCGATTTCCAAAACCGTAGTAGGAAGAGCCAGACCATCAGCTGGTGAAGGTAAAGGCAGCTTTGATCCTTTCAATAAAGAGGGAAGATACCACTCATTTCCGTCTGGGCATACAATCCTATCCTTTACAACATTTTATGCACTATCCAAGCAGTTCGATAATCCTTTTGTAAAAGCTGGACTTATAGGAGTTGGAATGGTCTCCCCGGTTTCCAGGCTTTGGTCTGGTGCACACTGGCTGACCGATGTAGGGCTTAGTCTTGCAATTAGCGTTGCGGTTGTGGACAGTATCGATAAATACCTGAAGAACGAACGTAACTACGGAGTACAGAATCCTAATAAAATAAGCTGGAAAATGCAGGTAGGACTTGGCCGGGTAGGGATCGTAGGTACTTTTTAA
- a CDS encoding lipocalin family protein, which produces MSKKLLFICMMIGMISCQEDQVYELPENATTLLTGDDTKTWKLARRSNNNVRMNMGPCFLNYRQSFSVDKTVEDNNGRNKDCGPSLAGTWEFKKGVKNELYLRINSPQIPELLSTDKEYKDFKILKLTKDTLEVVFRHNQYGNTSRLITDILVREDMDIGDRYFHH; this is translated from the coding sequence ATGTCTAAGAAATTGCTGTTTATATGTATGATGATTGGCATGATTTCCTGCCAGGAAGATCAGGTTTACGAGTTGCCGGAAAATGCTACGACTTTACTAACGGGTGACGATACAAAGACATGGAAACTCGCAAGACGTTCCAATAACAATGTAAGAATGAACATGGGTCCATGCTTTCTCAATTATCGCCAGAGTTTTTCCGTAGACAAGACTGTTGAAGATAATAATGGAAGAAATAAGGATTGTGGACCGAGTCTTGCTGGCACCTGGGAGTTTAAGAAGGGAGTGAAAAATGAACTTTATCTACGAATTAATAGTCCGCAGATTCCTGAACTATTAAGTACGGATAAGGAATATAAAGATTTCAAAATATTGAAGTTAACGAAGGACACCCTTGAGGTGGTTTTCAGACATAATCAATATGGTAATACTAGCAGATTAATTACAGATATTCTCGTCCGCGAAGATATGGATATAGGTGACCGATATTTTCACCATTAA
- a CDS encoding efflux RND transporter permease subunit, whose protein sequence is MLKTFIERPVLSTVISIIIVILGVLGLSNLPITQYPDIAPPTITVSTSYPGANAETVLESVIIPIEEQINGVEGMTYLTSTATNNGTAEITVYFDQQVDPDIAAVNVQNRVARANPLLPAEVKQTGVTTQKQQTSALMFFSLFSENKDYDDTFIQNYLKINVIPEIQRVNGVGNVQVFGSKDYAMRIWLQPDKLAAYNLVPTDVIAALNEQSLEAAAGSLGENDGKAFNYTIKYSGRYNTEEQYSDIVIKALGNGEFLRLKDIAEIELDAQSYSGSSMTKGYPAVNMGVFQTKGSNARDIILEIEDRLAEVEKDLPEGLEIYVPYNTNEFLDASINKVTHTLIEAFILVFLVVFIFLQDFRSTLIPAIAVPVSIIGTFFFLNLFGYSINLLTLFALVLAIGIVVDDAIVVVEAVHAKLDEGAKSAKQATTTAMNEISGAIISITLVMAAVFIPVTFIKGPTGVFYEQFGITLIVAIFISAVNALTLSPALCALFLKTHDEKKNGKKSFLQKFYDGFNRGFNATIERYGRSLKFLYKNKWVTALILILAIGGIWWSASTTPSGFVPDEDRGLIFVNLELPAGASIDRTQEVNDLLYQKVKDIEGIQGVSVIAGRSLISGAGSNYGLGFIKLDNWEERDTDELSVESITGKLFGIAATIPEANIIFFSPPSIPGFGNSSGFEVNLLDRSGAGFNELDEANQEFIRKLSERPEIQYAQSSFNTNYPQYELELNVPLAKEKGVTVNEIFSTLQGYIGGVYAADFSKFGKQYRVYVQAYPEDRAQKSDLNKLYVRTSSGEMSPITQFVNLKRVYGPQSVTRFNLFNSTKLSGATNPGFSSGDAITAIEEVASTLPENYTTAYSGLTREEVNAGDQTTTIFLLSIVFVYFLLAAQYESYLLPFSVLFSLPLGVFGAYITTKFSGLQNNIYFQIALIMLIGLLAKNAILIVEFALQRRRQGESIVDAAIDGAKSRLRPILMTSFAFILGLLPLVLASGVGAEGNRSIGTGAAGGLLIGTILGVFVIPILFILFQWLQEKVGKKPEAVETK, encoded by the coding sequence ATGCTAAAGACATTTATAGAAAGACCCGTACTCTCTACGGTGATTTCCATCATTATCGTGATCCTGGGGGTACTTGGTCTTTCCAACCTTCCTATCACGCAATATCCTGACATCGCACCACCAACAATTACCGTGAGCACTTCTTATCCAGGTGCCAATGCAGAAACGGTACTGGAAAGTGTGATCATCCCTATTGAAGAACAGATCAACGGTGTGGAAGGAATGACCTATTTAACCTCAACAGCTACCAATAATGGTACTGCAGAGATCACGGTTTATTTCGATCAACAGGTGGATCCAGACATTGCTGCGGTGAACGTACAGAACAGGGTGGCCCGAGCAAATCCTCTGTTGCCTGCGGAAGTTAAACAAACCGGGGTCACCACTCAAAAACAACAAACAAGTGCCCTAATGTTCTTTTCTCTTTTTAGTGAGAATAAGGATTATGACGATACTTTTATTCAGAATTACTTAAAGATCAATGTAATTCCTGAAATCCAAAGGGTAAATGGAGTTGGGAATGTTCAGGTTTTTGGAAGTAAGGATTACGCAATGCGAATCTGGCTACAACCTGATAAACTCGCAGCATACAACCTTGTTCCAACAGATGTGATCGCTGCTTTAAACGAGCAGAGTTTGGAAGCAGCTGCCGGTTCTCTGGGTGAGAATGATGGTAAAGCTTTTAACTACACAATTAAATATAGTGGTAGATACAATACTGAAGAGCAATACAGCGATATCGTGATCAAGGCTCTTGGAAATGGAGAATTTCTAAGACTAAAAGATATCGCCGAGATCGAACTCGATGCACAGAGTTATAGCGGAAGTTCCATGACTAAGGGATATCCTGCGGTAAACATGGGTGTTTTCCAAACCAAAGGTTCCAATGCTCGTGATATCATCCTGGAAATCGAAGACCGACTTGCAGAAGTTGAAAAAGATCTTCCTGAAGGTTTGGAGATCTACGTGCCCTACAATACGAACGAATTTTTAGATGCCTCGATCAATAAGGTAACACATACGCTAATAGAAGCTTTTATACTTGTTTTCCTGGTAGTGTTCATATTCTTGCAGGATTTCAGGTCGACCTTGATCCCGGCCATTGCGGTTCCGGTATCTATTATTGGTACTTTTTTCTTCCTGAACCTTTTTGGATACAGTATCAACTTATTGACCTTGTTTGCGCTGGTGCTGGCCATCGGGATTGTGGTAGATGATGCCATCGTGGTGGTGGAAGCCGTCCACGCGAAATTGGATGAAGGTGCTAAAAGTGCCAAACAAGCTACTACAACTGCCATGAACGAAATTTCTGGAGCGATCATCTCGATCACGCTGGTTATGGCTGCGGTATTTATTCCTGTGACTTTCATCAAGGGACCAACTGGTGTGTTTTACGAGCAATTTGGAATCACGCTAATCGTGGCAATATTCATTTCTGCAGTAAACGCATTAACCCTGAGCCCGGCTCTTTGTGCATTATTTCTGAAGACTCATGACGAGAAGAAAAATGGAAAGAAAAGTTTTCTTCAGAAGTTCTATGATGGGTTTAACCGCGGATTTAATGCGACTATCGAAAGATATGGAAGGTCTCTGAAGTTTCTCTACAAGAACAAATGGGTGACCGCTTTGATCCTGATCCTCGCGATTGGTGGAATCTGGTGGTCTGCGTCCACAACTCCTTCAGGTTTTGTACCAGATGAAGATCGCGGACTTATATTCGTAAACCTAGAATTACCAGCAGGTGCTTCCATAGACAGAACCCAGGAAGTTAATGATCTCCTGTATCAGAAAGTGAAAGATATTGAAGGTATTCAGGGAGTTTCAGTAATTGCCGGTAGAAGTTTAATTAGTGGTGCAGGAAGTAATTATGGACTTGGATTTATTAAACTGGATAACTGGGAAGAACGTGACACCGATGAATTATCTGTTGAAAGCATTACAGGAAAGTTGTTCGGTATAGCGGCTACCATCCCGGAAGCAAATATTATTTTCTTTTCACCTCCCAGTATTCCCGGCTTCGGAAATTCATCTGGATTTGAAGTGAATTTACTGGATAGATCTGGAGCAGGTTTCAATGAGCTCGATGAAGCCAACCAGGAATTTATCAGGAAACTTTCTGAAAGACCTGAAATTCAATATGCACAAAGTTCTTTCAATACTAATTATCCTCAATACGAACTGGAATTGAATGTACCCTTAGCTAAAGAAAAAGGCGTTACGGTAAATGAAATTTTCAGTACACTTCAGGGATATATTGGAGGGGTTTATGCTGCCGATTTCTCTAAATTCGGAAAACAATACCGGGTTTACGTACAGGCATATCCTGAAGATCGTGCACAAAAATCTGATCTCAACAAACTTTACGTTCGCACGTCTTCCGGAGAAATGAGTCCTATCACACAGTTTGTGAACCTTAAAAGAGTTTATGGGCCACAATCGGTAACCCGTTTCAACCTTTTCAACTCAACTAAACTTAGTGGTGCGACCAATCCAGGTTTTAGTTCAGGAGATGCGATTACAGCTATTGAAGAAGTTGCCAGTACACTTCCTGAAAATTATACTACTGCATACAGTGGTCTGACCCGGGAGGAAGTAAACGCTGGAGATCAAACGACTACGATTTTCCTATTATCTATCGTGTTCGTTTACTTCTTACTTGCGGCACAATACGAAAGTTATTTACTGCCGTTTTCAGTATTGTTCTCATTACCTCTTGGAGTTTTTGGTGCATATATCACCACAAAATTTTCAGGATTGCAGAACAACATCTATTTCCAGATCGCATTGATCATGCTAATAGGTTTACTTGCCAAGAATGCTATTCTAATTGTGGAATTTGCATTACAACGAAGACGACAGGGAGAATCTATCGTAGACGCAGCCATAGATGGAGCAAAATCCAGGTTAAGGCCAATTCTTATGACTTCTTTTGCCTTTATCCTTGGATTGCTACCGCTTGTGCTTGCTTCAGGAGTTGGTGCCGAAGGTAACCGTTCCATTGGTACCGGTGCTGCCGGAGGACTATTGATCGGGACAATTCTGGGTGTATTCGTAATTCCTATCCTTTTTATTCTCTTCCAGTGGTTGCAGGAAAAAGTAGGTAAGAAACCCGAAGCTGTTGAAACTAAATAA